A single window of Tiliqua scincoides isolate rTilSci1 chromosome 10, rTilSci1.hap2, whole genome shotgun sequence DNA harbors:
- the FBXO46 gene encoding F-box only protein 46, with the protein MDQNTFSHIQLWCPRPFGTYSQNKQCSGGQVRKAFGDFACKAKEEEASGGGSEACSENTPPTPPPPPPAVSPSPSQVEEGRVLLDTWYVIKPGNTKEKIAFFVAHQCSSGSRASAMKVKGNWGSDSSKAKRRRRSHDPSKSKACLLKSKEESKEAEDVCLCPESHAEPGSDATDLLSVAEMVALVEQRTALALQNYPRPSPPAAPAPATRPPPSPMVFVSTEQEQGDGGEKRAASLGGGTDCSRVAEAVAHFESQQRERGVLRQNGLCRESPECVANSQHSAGEVRIAFRISSSRDPRSPTEGGSSARPNCMFMSCGGSPTGSAARAKDKITCDLYQLISPSRDTLPNNVDFLLASASPKGADSSGNEPPDVEMTCGESQGSSSKLEGIPEGGRASGEKLGGPAATIPRDCVSGFHVDVVVTGVVDQCVFFGKDSTKNMKEETVCLTVGSPTQEVLCSSCDDPPPGQLFFLHAQAPRPEDNRETDSPFLDSANGSDGGPERPEGSGLEPATSDTSLCRLYRHVSHDFLEIRFKIQRLLEPRQYMLLLPDHIMVKIFSYLPTQSLAALKCSCHYFKSIIEAFGVQATDSKWNRDPLYRDDPCKQCKKHYEKGDVSLCRWHPKPYHHDLPYGRSYWMCCRRTDKDTPGCRVGLHDNNWVQPCDMLRERVARREDGR; encoded by the coding sequence ATGGATCAGAACACTTTCTCCCACATCCAGCTATGGTGCCCGCGTCCCTTCGGCACCTATTCGCAGAACAAGCAGTGCAGCGGCGGCCAGGTGAGAAAGGCCTTTGGAGATTTTGCCTGCAAGGCCAAGGAagaggaggccagtgggggcggCAGTGAGGCCTGTTCCGAGAACACTCCACCTACCCCTCCGCCTCCACCCCCCGCGGTTTCTCCCAGCCCCAGCCAGGTGGAAGAGGGCAGGGTGCTCTTGGATACGTGGTATGTCATCAAGCCAGGCAACACCAAGGAGAAGATTGCGTTCTTCGTcgcccaccagtgcagcagtggaAGTCGAGCCAGCGCCATGAAGGTCAAAGGGAACTGGGGGAGTGACAGCTCCAAGGCCAAGCGCCGCCGGCGGTCTCACGACCCCAGCAAGAGTAAAGCCTGCCTGCTCAAGAGCAAGGAGGAGAGCAAGGAAGCGGAGGATGTGTGCCTTTGTCCGGAGTCCCATGCCGAGCCAGGCAGCGACGCCACCGACCTCCTCTCGGTGGCCGAGATGGTCGCCCTGGTGGAGCAACGGACGGCTTTGGCCTTGCAGAACTACCCCAGACCGAGCCCGCCTGCTGCCCCAGCACCCGCGACCAGGCCGCCCCCGTCTCCCATGGTTTTTGTGTCCACGGAGCAAGAGCAAGGGGATggtggggagaagagggcagcctcGCTGGGTGGGGGCACAGACTGCAGCCGGGTTGCGGAGGCAGTGGCCCACTTCGAGTCACAGCAGCGGGAGCGGGGCGTCCTGCGGCAGAACGGCCTGTGCCGGGAGTCGCCGGAGTGTGTGGCCAACTCCCAGCACAGCGCTGGCGAGGTGCGCATCGCCTTCCGCATCTCCAGCAGCAGGGATCCACGCTCGCCCACCGAAGGTGGCTCCAGCGCCCGCCCCAACTGCATGTTCATGAGCTGTGGAGGCTCGCCGACAGGCAGCGCGGCCCGTGCCAAAGACAAGATCACCTGTGACCTCTACCAGCTCATCAGCCCTTCCCGAGACACCCTCCCCAACAATGTGGACTTCCTGCTGGCTAGCGCCTCCCCTAAAGGGGCAGACAGTTCCGGCAACGAGCCCCCGGACGTCGAGATGACCTGCGGGGAGAGCCAAGGCAGTTCCAGCAAGCTGGAGGGCATCCCTGAAGGTGGCCGGGCCAGCGGGGAGAAATTGGGCGGCCCAGCAGCCACCATTCCCAGGGACTGTGTGTCCGGCTTCCACGTGGACGTGGTCGTCACGGGCGTGGTGGACCAGTGTGTTTTCTTTGGCAAGGACAGCACCAAGAACATGAAGGAAGAGACCGTCTGCCTCACTGTCggctcccccacccaggaagTGCTGTGCTCCTCCTGTGATGACCCGCCGCCGGGGCAGCTCTTCTTCCTCCACGCCCAGGCGCCGAGGCCGGAGGACAACCGAGAGACGGACAGTCCCTTCCTGGATTCTGCCAACGGCAGCGACGGGGGCCCAGAGCGGCCAGAGGGGTCCGGGCTGGAGCCAGCTACCTCGGACACTTCCCTCTGTCGCCTCTACCGCCATGTTTCCCATGACTTCCTGGAGATCCGCTTCAAGATCCAGCGCCTGCTGGAGCCCCGCCAGTATATGTTGCTCCTTCCAGACCATATCATGGTGAAGATCTTCAGCTACCTGCCCACGCAGTCGCTGGCTGCCTTAAAGTGCTCCTGCCACTACTTCAAGTCCATCATCGAGGCCTTTGGCGTGCAGGCCACGGACTCCAAGTGGAACAGGGACCCCCTCTACCGCGACGACCCCTGCAAGCAGTGCAAGAAGCACTACGAGAAGGGGGACGTCTCCCTCTGCCGCTGGCACCCCAAGCCCTACCATCACGACCTGCCTTACGGACGCTCCTACTGGATGTGCTGCCGGCGGACGGACAAAGACACACCGGGGTGCCGGGTGGGACTGCACGACAACAACTGGGTGCAACCCTGTGACATGCTGCGCGAGCGGGTGGCGAGGAGGGAGGACGGGAGGTGA